From one Cytophagales bacterium genomic stretch:
- a CDS encoding CBS domain-containing protein, which produces MIAEELINQMIPPLKLSDTVQKVLNWMEEFRIDHLPVIENQQYLGLVSEETILQSSKTDVPISTFRFEYQDIYVQQYQHFYDVIKIAIDNKIPIIAVLDEFNKFLGVITVKDTVSAFAGMSAIQSPGGIIVLSLKEIDYSLSEISRLVESNDAKILSSYISTDELDISKLKLTLKLNKVDLSPIIATFERFNYNIIAKFQETELVSDDKERLDLLLKYLSM; this is translated from the coding sequence ATGATAGCAGAAGAACTAATAAACCAAATGATCCCACCCTTAAAATTGAGCGATACTGTGCAGAAAGTGCTTAATTGGATGGAAGAGTTCAGAATTGATCATTTACCTGTGATTGAAAACCAGCAGTATTTGGGTTTGGTCTCTGAAGAAACTATCCTTCAATCCAGTAAAACTGACGTACCAATATCAACATTTCGTTTTGAATATCAAGACATCTATGTACAACAATACCAGCATTTTTACGATGTGATCAAAATAGCCATTGATAATAAAATTCCGATCATTGCTGTTTTGGATGAATTTAATAAGTTTTTAGGCGTTATTACTGTAAAGGATACTGTATCAGCATTTGCAGGGATGAGCGCTATTCAGAGCCCCGGGGGTATCATAGTGCTTTCATTGAAGGAGATTGACTACAGCTTATCTGAAATAAGCAGGTTGGTTGAATCAAATGATGCAAAAATTTTGAGCTCCTATATTTCAACCGATGAATTGGATATCTCAAAGCTTAAACTCACGCTCAAACTCAACAAAGTGGACCTGTCACCGATCATCGCCACTTTTGAAAGGTTTAATTATAACATTATTGCTAAATTTCAGGAAACTGAATTAGTGAGTGATGACAAGGAGCGGTTAGATCTTTTGCTGAAATATTTGAGTATGTAA
- a CDS encoding alpha/beta hydrolase, translating into MAHTIIKENGFKYVDEGKGKILLLLHGLFGALSNWETVISYFSKNYRVIIPILPIYELPVKDTGLEGLVTFIEDFVNEVSLHDLTLLGNSLGGHLALIYTLNNPEKVKRLLLTGSSGLFENSMGGSYPKRGSYEYIKDRVEYTFYLPEIATKELVDEVYEIITSIPKCLRVIAIARSAQRHNMAKQIIKINVPALLVWGLNDTITPPFVAHEFNRLLKNSKLHFLDKCCHVPMMEHPDKFNVILNKFLEEN; encoded by the coding sequence ATGGCACATACTATAATAAAAGAAAACGGTTTTAAATATGTAGATGAAGGTAAAGGTAAAATTTTACTTCTCCTTCATGGATTATTTGGAGCATTAAGTAACTGGGAGACTGTGATCAGCTATTTTTCTAAAAATTATAGAGTTATTATTCCTATCTTGCCTATTTATGAGTTACCTGTCAAGGATACAGGGCTGGAAGGTTTGGTGACATTTATAGAAGATTTTGTAAATGAAGTATCGCTCCATGATCTTACTTTATTAGGGAATTCACTGGGAGGCCATCTTGCGCTCATTTATACACTCAACAATCCCGAAAAAGTAAAAAGGCTCTTACTTACAGGAAGTTCGGGGCTTTTTGAAAATTCTATGGGAGGTTCTTATCCAAAAAGGGGGAGTTATGAATACATAAAAGACCGCGTAGAATATACATTTTATCTTCCGGAGATAGCTACAAAAGAGCTGGTTGATGAGGTGTATGAAATTATAACAAGTATCCCTAAGTGTTTACGGGTTATTGCAATAGCAAGATCTGCACAGCGGCATAATATGGCAAAGCAAATAATAAAGATTAATGTGCCTGCGTTATTGGTTTGGGGACTTAATGATACCATTACCCCTCCATTTGTTGCTCATGAATTTAATCGTTTATTAAAAAATTCTAAATTGCACTTTCTTGATAAGTGCTGCCATGTGCCTATGATGGAGCATCCGGATAAGTTTAATGTAATACTTAATAAATTTCTTGAAGAGAATTAA
- a CDS encoding aminodeoxychorismate/anthranilate synthase component II produces MILLLNNFDSFTYIIADYFNQLGVACKVLNNDADLVQIIKPGYKAIVLSPGPGVPVKHGVIMKVIDHYHKKLPILGICLGYQAIGQYFGAELVKSKLPMHGKISEIVTTAQNDIIFNGLPKRFNVVRYHSLELKNIPPVLQAIAHTTDGDLMAINHVTLPIWGLQFHPEAVLTEFGLQMLKNWVTFNNIIS; encoded by the coding sequence TTGATTTTATTATTAAACAACTTTGATTCATTTACCTATATTATAGCTGATTACTTTAATCAATTGGGTGTGGCTTGTAAGGTGTTGAATAATGATGCTGATTTAGTCCAAATAATTAAACCAGGCTATAAAGCTATCGTACTATCTCCCGGACCTGGAGTTCCGGTCAAGCATGGGGTAATTATGAAGGTCATTGATCATTATCACAAAAAGCTGCCGATATTGGGCATTTGTTTAGGATATCAGGCAATTGGGCAGTATTTTGGCGCGGAACTTGTTAAAAGTAAGTTACCTATGCATGGGAAAATATCAGAAATTGTAACCACTGCGCAGAATGATATTATCTTTAACGGTTTACCTAAAAGATTTAATGTTGTAAGATATCATTCTTTGGAATTAAAAAATATACCACCTGTATTACAAGCAATAGCGCATACAACTGATGGTGATCTCATGGCTATAAATCATGTTACCTTGCCAATATGGGGCTTGCAGTTTCACCCCGAAGCTGTGCTTACTGAATTTGGTTTGCAAATGTTGAAGAATTGGGTTACTTTTAATAACATAATTTCGTAA